The following are from one region of the Klebsiella aerogenes genome:
- the bcsQ gene encoding cellulose biosynthesis protein BcsQ produces the protein MAILGLQGIRGGVGTTSITAALAWALQLLGETVLVVDASPDNMLRFFFNVDFDHQNGWARSLIDGRDWRDAGLRYTSNIDLLPFGRLTPGEREHVDKLSTALEPIAAQLKQLDRQGAHRWLLIDIPEGYSPLTRELLGVCDRALQVVHPDGNSHIRLHQQALPANADILINDLRVGSQLQEDLYQLWLESQRRILPVTIHRDEAMAECLAAKQPLGEYRQDSLAAEEVLTLANWCLLHYASKVAV, from the coding sequence ATGGCGATTCTGGGGTTACAAGGCATACGCGGTGGCGTAGGCACTACATCGATTACTGCCGCTCTGGCTTGGGCGTTGCAACTGCTCGGCGAAACCGTGTTGGTTGTCGATGCCAGCCCGGACAACATGCTGCGCTTTTTTTTCAACGTGGATTTCGACCATCAGAATGGCTGGGCGCGTTCGTTGATTGACGGTCGTGACTGGCGCGATGCCGGCCTACGTTATACCTCGAATATCGATCTGCTGCCGTTTGGCCGCCTGACTCCCGGCGAGCGTGAGCACGTTGATAAACTCAGTACGGCGCTGGAACCTATCGCGGCACAGCTCAAACAGCTCGATCGGCAAGGCGCTCATCGCTGGCTGCTGATCGATATCCCGGAAGGCTATTCCCCACTTACCCGCGAACTGCTGGGCGTCTGCGATCGCGCGCTGCAGGTGGTGCATCCTGACGGCAATAGTCATATTCGTCTGCACCAGCAGGCGTTGCCCGCCAACGCTGATATTTTGATTAACGACCTGCGTGTCGGCAGCCAACTGCAGGAGGATCTGTATCAGCTATGGCTGGAAAGCCAGCGGCGTATTCTGCCGGTGACTATCCACCGCGATGAAGCGATGGCGGAGTGCCTGGCGGCGAAACAGCCGCTTGGCGAATATCGCCAGGATTCGCTGGCGGCGGAAGAGGTTCTGACGCTGGCCAACTGGTGTTTACTGCATTACGCCAGCAAGGTGGCGGTATGA
- the bcsZ gene encoding cellulose synthase complex periplasmic endoglucanase BcsZ translates to MMNVVRGGLLVVLMLAAAQVSAACQWPAWEQFKKEYVSAEGRVIDPSDPRKITTSEGQSYALFFALAANDRQGFDKLFQWTQNNLAQGDLRAHLPGWLWGKKSDDEWTVLDTNSASDSDLWITWSLLEAGRLWKVDNYAEVGKALLARIADEEVANVPGLGPLVLPGKVGFADDKGWRFNPSYLPPQLANYFTRFGAPWPKIRDSNLRLLLETAPKGFSPDWVRYEKGSGWQLKADKPIIGSYDAIRVYLWVGMLNNDDKQKARLLARFKPMETQTIKQGLPPEKTNITSGKTTGDGPVGFSASLLPFLQNDDARAVQRQRVVDYYPGADAYYSAVLTLFGQGWDQHRFRFAAGGELQPDWNQECASSH, encoded by the coding sequence CTGATGAACGTGGTTCGCGGGGGACTTCTCGTGGTCTTGATGCTGGCGGCGGCGCAGGTTAGCGCCGCCTGCCAGTGGCCTGCCTGGGAGCAGTTTAAAAAAGAGTATGTCAGCGCCGAAGGGCGGGTCATCGACCCCAGCGATCCGCGCAAAATCACCACCTCCGAAGGACAAAGCTACGCGCTGTTCTTCGCCCTGGCGGCCAACGATCGCCAGGGGTTCGATAAACTCTTCCAGTGGACGCAGAACAACCTGGCGCAGGGCGATTTACGCGCTCATCTGCCGGGCTGGCTGTGGGGCAAAAAGAGCGATGACGAATGGACGGTGCTCGACACCAATTCGGCCTCGGATTCCGATTTGTGGATTACCTGGTCGCTGCTGGAAGCCGGACGTCTGTGGAAAGTCGATAACTACGCCGAGGTGGGTAAAGCGCTGCTGGCGCGGATAGCCGATGAGGAAGTTGCGAACGTTCCGGGGCTGGGGCCGTTGGTGCTGCCGGGGAAAGTCGGTTTTGCCGATGATAAAGGTTGGCGTTTTAATCCGAGCTACCTGCCGCCGCAGCTTGCCAACTATTTCACCCGCTTTGGCGCGCCGTGGCCGAAGATCCGCGATAGCAACCTGCGCCTGCTGTTGGAAACGGCGCCGAAAGGGTTCTCGCCGGACTGGGTGCGTTATGAAAAAGGCAGCGGTTGGCAGTTGAAAGCCGATAAACCGATCATCGGCAGCTATGACGCCATTCGCGTTTATCTATGGGTGGGAATGCTCAATAACGACGATAAACAGAAAGCGCGGCTTCTGGCGCGTTTCAAACCGATGGAAACCCAGACGATTAAACAAGGGCTGCCGCCGGAAAAAACCAACATCACCAGCGGTAAAACCACCGGCGACGGCCCGGTCGGTTTCTCGGCCTCGCTGTTGCCGTTTCTGCAAAATGACGACGCCCGCGCGGTGCAGCGCCAGCGCGTCGTCGATTATTATCCCGGCGCGGATGCCTACTACAGCGCGGTGCTGACGCTGTTTGGCCAGGGCTGGGATCAACATCGTTTTCGTTTCGCCGCAGGTGGCGAATTACAACCTGACTGGAACCAGGAATGCGCAAGTTCTCACTAA
- the bcsA gene encoding UDP-forming cellulose synthase catalytic subunit: MIRLSTLLLAPPVGERLSERYRDYRQHGASVLSAFLGCLWTALAWAFMPLETPRWQAIRERHADYFPHINPHRPRPLDPLRYLLQSLWLLATRVPEPDKKINWRSLAALEGVHGRYAQWMEKLPEKVSTRTGHLDKQKELEHLHPKLRRLVLGTITGFSLVLALLCITQPFNPLSQFIFLLLLWGVALLVRRIPGRFSALMLIVLSLTVSCRYIWWRYTSTLNWNDPVSLVCGLILLFAETYAWIVLVLGYFQVVWPLNRQPVPLPKDMNEWPTVDLFVPTYNEDLSVVKNTIYASQGIDWPKDKLNIWILDDGGREEFRQFAKDVGVHYIARTSHEHAKAGNINNALKYAKGEFVSIFDCDHVPTRSFLQMTMGWFLKDKKLAMMQTPHHFFSPDPFERNLGRFRKTPNEGTLFYGLVQDGNDMWDATFFCGSCAVIRRGPLDEIGGIAVETVTEDAHTSLRLHRRGHTSAYMRIPQAAGLATESLSAHIGQRIRWARGMVQIFRLDNPLFGKGLKLAQRICYVNAMLHFLSGIPRLIFLTAPLAFLLLHAYIIYAPALMIALFVLPHMIHASLTNSKIQGKYRHSFWSEIYETVLAWYIAPPTFVALINPHKGKFNVTAKGGLVKDEYVDWVISRPYIYLVLLNLLGVAVGIWRFMYGPENEMLTVWVSIIWVFYNLIILGGAVAVSVESKQVRRSHRVEMSMPAAIARPDGHLFSCTVHDYSDGGLGIKIHGEAQVLEGQNINLLLKRGQQEYVFPVRVARVNGSEVGLQLLPLTNQQHIDFVQCTFARADTWALWQDSFPEDKPMESLLDILKLGFRGYRHLAEFSPPSVKVIFRSLTSLVAWIVSFLPRRPERAAAVLSAEPAMAQQ; encoded by the coding sequence ATGATCCGTCTGAGTACGCTGTTGCTGGCGCCGCCGGTCGGCGAGCGCCTGAGCGAACGCTATCGCGATTATCGCCAGCACGGCGCGTCGGTGCTCTCGGCTTTTCTCGGCTGCCTGTGGACGGCGCTGGCATGGGCGTTTATGCCGCTGGAGACGCCGCGTTGGCAAGCGATACGCGAGCGTCACGCCGACTATTTCCCGCATATTAATCCGCATCGCCCGCGCCCGTTGGATCCGCTGCGCTATCTGTTGCAGTCGCTATGGCTGCTGGCCACCCGGGTGCCTGAACCCGATAAGAAAATCAACTGGCGCTCGCTGGCGGCGCTGGAAGGGGTCCACGGGCGCTATGCGCAGTGGATGGAAAAATTGCCCGAGAAGGTCAGCACCCGCACCGGCCATCTGGATAAACAAAAAGAGCTCGAACATCTCCATCCGAAACTGCGGCGGCTGGTGCTTGGCACGATCACTGGCTTCTCGCTGGTGCTGGCGCTGCTGTGTATTACCCAGCCGTTTAACCCGCTATCGCAATTTATTTTCTTGCTGCTGCTATGGGGCGTGGCGCTGCTGGTCCGTCGTATTCCGGGGCGCTTCTCCGCTTTGATGCTGATCGTGCTGTCGCTGACCGTCTCCTGCCGTTACATCTGGTGGCGTTATACCTCGACCCTCAACTGGAACGACCCGGTGAGTCTGGTGTGCGGATTGATTCTGCTGTTTGCCGAAACCTATGCCTGGATCGTGCTGGTGTTGGGCTATTTCCAGGTGGTATGGCCGTTGAACCGCCAGCCGGTGCCGCTGCCGAAAGACATGAATGAGTGGCCGACGGTAGACCTTTTCGTGCCGACCTACAACGAAGATCTCAGCGTGGTGAAAAACACTATCTACGCCTCGCAGGGGATTGATTGGCCGAAGGATAAGCTCAATATCTGGATCCTTGATGACGGCGGTCGCGAAGAGTTTCGCCAGTTCGCCAAAGATGTCGGTGTGCATTACATCGCGCGCACCAGCCACGAGCACGCCAAAGCGGGTAACATCAACAACGCGCTGAAGTATGCCAAAGGCGAGTTTGTCTCGATTTTCGACTGTGACCACGTGCCGACGCGCTCGTTCCTGCAGATGACGATGGGCTGGTTCCTGAAAGACAAAAAACTGGCGATGATGCAGACGCCGCACCACTTCTTTTCGCCGGATCCATTCGAGCGCAACCTGGGCCGCTTCCGTAAAACGCCGAACGAGGGCACCTTGTTCTACGGCCTGGTGCAGGACGGCAACGACATGTGGGACGCGACCTTCTTCTGCGGATCCTGCGCGGTGATTCGCCGCGGCCCGCTGGATGAAATCGGCGGCATTGCCGTTGAGACGGTGACCGAAGATGCCCACACCTCGTTGCGCTTGCATCGCCGAGGCCATACCTCCGCCTACATGCGTATTCCGCAGGCGGCAGGGCTGGCGACGGAGAGCCTGTCGGCGCACATCGGCCAGCGTATTCGTTGGGCGCGTGGAATGGTGCAAATTTTCCGCCTTGATAACCCATTGTTCGGTAAAGGGCTGAAGCTGGCGCAGCGCATCTGTTATGTCAACGCGATGCTGCACTTCTTATCTGGTATCCCGCGACTCATCTTCCTCACCGCGCCGCTGGCATTTCTGCTGCTGCACGCCTATATCATTTATGCGCCAGCGCTGATGATCGCCCTGTTCGTGCTACCGCACATGATCCACGCCAGCCTGACGAACTCGAAAATTCAGGGGAAATATCGCCACTCTTTCTGGAGTGAAATCTACGAAACGGTGCTGGCCTGGTATATCGCGCCGCCGACGTTCGTTGCGCTGATTAATCCGCATAAAGGCAAGTTCAACGTCACCGCCAAAGGGGGGCTGGTGAAAGATGAGTATGTCGATTGGGTTATCTCTCGCCCCTATATTTATCTCGTCCTGCTGAATCTGCTGGGCGTGGCGGTCGGCATCTGGCGCTTTATGTACGGGCCGGAAAACGAAATGTTGACCGTCTGGGTAAGCATTATCTGGGTGTTTTATAACTTAATCATTCTCGGCGGCGCCGTGGCGGTATCGGTAGAGAGTAAACAGGTGCGGCGTTCGCACCGCGTGGAGATGTCGATGCCGGCGGCGATTGCCCGTCCTGATGGCCACTTGTTCTCCTGCACCGTTCACGACTACTCCGATGGGGGGCTGGGGATCAAAATTCACGGCGAAGCCCAAGTGCTGGAAGGGCAGAACATCAATCTGCTGCTGAAACGCGGGCAGCAGGAATATGTTTTCCCGGTGCGGGTGGCGCGGGTGAACGGCAGTGAAGTCGGCCTGCAGCTGCTACCGTTGACCAACCAGCAACATATTGATTTTGTGCAGTGTACGTTTGCCCGCGCTGATACGTGGGCGCTTTGGCAGGATAGCTTCCCGGAAGATAAACCGATGGAAAGCCTGCTGGATATCCTCAAGCTGGGGTTCCGTGGATATCGTCACCTGGCGGAGTTTTCTCCACCGTCGGTGAAGGTTATTTTCCGCTCGCTCACCTCGCTGGTGGCCTGGATCGTATCGTTTTTACCGCGCCGTCCCGAACGCGCCGCGGCGGTACTCTCGGCAGAACCGGCAATGGCTCAACAATGA
- the bcsC gene encoding cellulose synthase complex outer membrane protein BcsC has translation MRKFSLSFITLSLGLSLLPLAQAANTPAQQHLLEQVRLGEASHREDLVRQSLYRLELIDPNNPDYLAARARYLLRQGDTAGAQKQLDLLAKLAPESSELKATRSEIDISTGGGQQALQQARLLGVSGHVDEAIAAYEKLFDGVPADAGFATEYWTLVARLPARHNEGINQLKKLNASSPGNVALQTTLAKQMFADNKPDEGFAYLEQMSRSAAGRDAASSMWFDEIKDMPVSRASVRALQRFLVVFTTGDTVANARVLLDKQQTQLQDPTFRAKSEGLAAVKSGNTAQAVADLQQAVRADARDSDAVGALGAAYSQRGDRARAVAQLKKAIAMDPKSPNRDKWDSLLKTNRYWLLIKQGDNALKAGQLAQAQSAYGQAQRVDNTDSYAVLGLGDVAAARKDDAAAERYYQQALRMDRGNSLAVRGLANLYRSESPEKASAYITSLSASQRRSIDDIERSLTNDRLEKQAAALENQGNWAQAAEVQRRRLAMDPESVWIAYRLAKDLVSAGQQAQADALMRNMVNRKPGEADRVYAYGLYLSGNNQDDLALAQINALPRGQWTDNIRELDARLQSDKVMRQANQLRDSGQEAQAITLIKQQPESVRYDLTLADWAQQRGDNEAAIAQYNRALSRQADNGDARLGLAEVYLAEGDKNAARAQVAQLKGAEAESINMQRRVALTQSGLGDNAGAQKIFDRIVPQAKSQPPSMESALVLRDAARFQTQSDQPQQALESYKDAMVASGVATTRPQDNETFTRLTRNDSRDDWLKRGIRSDAADLYRQQDLNVTLEHDYWGSSGTGGYSDLKAHTTMLQVDAPLYDGRMFFRTDVVNMNAGTFSTDGDGGYSPSWGTCGEITCYGGSKNQSDGGASVAVGWKNDTWSGDIGTTPMGFNVVDVVGGLSYSSDAGPVGYTVNVHRRPISSSLLSFGGQKDNSNDGHTGTTWGGVRAAGGGISLSYDKGEANGIWSSLGADQLTGKNVEDNWRVRWMTGYYYKVINENNRRVTVGLTNMVWHYDKDLSGYTLGQGGYYSPQEYLSFSVPVTWRQRTENWSWELGGSVSWSHSRTQTQARYPLLNLIPSAYRYDASQQQEEGSSSQGFGYTARALVERRVTGNWFVGAAVDIQQAKDYTPSHALLYVRYSASGWQGDMDMPPQPLVPYADW, from the coding sequence ATGCGCAAGTTCTCACTAAGCTTCATTACGCTGTCTTTAGGCCTCTCTCTGTTACCGCTGGCGCAGGCGGCGAATACCCCGGCGCAGCAGCATCTGCTGGAACAGGTGCGCCTGGGTGAGGCGAGCCATCGTGAGGATCTGGTGCGCCAGTCGCTCTATCGACTCGAGCTTATCGACCCGAATAACCCTGATTATCTGGCCGCCAGGGCGCGTTACCTGTTGCGTCAGGGCGATACCGCCGGCGCGCAAAAGCAGCTCGATCTGTTGGCAAAACTGGCGCCTGAATCGTCGGAGTTAAAAGCCACGCGCAGCGAGATTGATATTAGCACCGGCGGCGGGCAGCAAGCGCTGCAGCAGGCGCGCCTGCTTGGTGTGTCCGGGCATGTCGATGAGGCGATCGCCGCCTATGAAAAGCTGTTTGACGGCGTACCGGCGGATGCAGGCTTTGCCACTGAATACTGGACGCTGGTTGCGCGTCTGCCGGCACGGCACAACGAAGGCATTAATCAGCTGAAAAAGCTGAATGCCAGCTCGCCGGGCAACGTCGCGCTGCAAACCACGTTGGCGAAACAGATGTTTGCCGATAATAAACCCGATGAAGGATTCGCTTATCTCGAACAGATGTCGCGCTCGGCAGCGGGGCGCGATGCCGCTTCGTCGATGTGGTTCGATGAAATTAAAGATATGCCGGTTAGCCGCGCCAGCGTGCGGGCGTTACAGCGTTTTCTGGTCGTGTTCACCACTGGCGATACGGTAGCCAATGCTCGCGTATTGCTCGACAAGCAGCAAACGCAGTTGCAAGACCCGACCTTCCGCGCCAAAAGCGAAGGGCTGGCGGCGGTGAAATCCGGTAATACCGCGCAGGCGGTTGCCGATCTGCAACAGGCGGTGCGGGCCGATGCCCGCGATAGCGATGCCGTGGGCGCGCTGGGCGCAGCCTATTCGCAGCGCGGCGATCGGGCGCGGGCGGTGGCGCAGTTGAAGAAAGCGATCGCCATGGATCCGAAAAGCCCGAACCGCGATAAGTGGGACAGCCTGCTGAAAACCAACCGCTACTGGCTGTTGATCAAACAGGGCGATAACGCGCTGAAAGCGGGCCAACTGGCGCAGGCGCAAAGCGCTTACGGCCAGGCGCAGCGGGTGGATAACACCGATAGCTATGCGGTACTGGGGCTGGGTGATGTCGCCGCCGCGCGCAAAGATGACGCGGCCGCGGAGCGCTATTATCAGCAGGCGCTGCGGATGGATCGCGGCAATAGTCTGGCGGTGCGCGGATTGGCGAATCTCTACCGCAGCGAATCGCCGGAGAAAGCCAGCGCTTACATTACCAGCCTGTCCGCCAGCCAGCGGCGCAGTATTGATGATATTGAACGTAGCCTCACCAACGATCGGCTGGAAAAACAGGCCGCAGCGCTGGAAAATCAGGGTAACTGGGCGCAGGCGGCGGAAGTACAGCGGCGGCGCCTGGCGATGGATCCGGAGAGCGTGTGGATCGCCTATCGGCTGGCGAAAGATCTGGTCAGTGCTGGCCAGCAGGCACAAGCGGATGCGCTAATGCGCAATATGGTCAACCGCAAGCCGGGCGAGGCTGACCGGGTTTACGCCTACGGTCTCTATTTATCAGGCAACAATCAGGACGACCTGGCGCTGGCGCAAATTAACGCGCTGCCGCGCGGCCAGTGGACTGACAATATTCGCGAACTGGATGCGCGATTGCAAAGCGACAAAGTGATGCGCCAGGCCAATCAGCTCCGCGATAGCGGCCAGGAGGCGCAGGCTATCACGTTAATTAAACAGCAACCGGAATCGGTTCGTTACGATCTGACGCTGGCGGATTGGGCGCAGCAGCGCGGCGACAACGAAGCCGCTATCGCCCAGTACAACCGGGCGCTGAGTCGCCAGGCCGACAACGGCGACGCGCGTCTCGGGCTGGCAGAAGTTTATCTCGCTGAGGGCGATAAAAACGCCGCCCGCGCGCAGGTTGCGCAGCTGAAGGGAGCGGAGGCGGAATCGATCAACATGCAGCGCCGGGTGGCGCTGACCCAGTCCGGGCTTGGCGACAACGCCGGGGCGCAGAAAATATTCGACCGTATCGTACCGCAGGCGAAAAGCCAGCCGCCATCGATGGAAAGCGCGCTGGTTCTGCGCGATGCCGCGCGCTTCCAGACTCAAAGCGACCAACCCCAGCAGGCACTGGAAAGCTATAAAGATGCGATGGTGGCCTCCGGCGTCGCGACCACGCGCCCGCAGGACAACGAGACCTTTACCCGCCTGACTCGTAATGACAGCCGGGATGATTGGTTGAAGCGCGGGATCCGCAGCGACGCCGCCGATCTTTATCGTCAGCAGGATCTTAACGTTACCCTGGAGCACGACTATTGGGGATCCAGCGGTACCGGCGGTTATTCGGATCTCAAAGCGCACACCACGATGCTGCAAGTTGATGCGCCGCTGTATGACGGACGGATGTTCTTCCGTACCGATGTGGTGAATATGAATGCGGGGACGTTCTCTACTGATGGCGATGGCGGTTATTCGCCGAGCTGGGGGACCTGCGGTGAAATTACCTGTTACGGCGGCAGCAAAAATCAGAGCGACGGCGGCGCTAGCGTGGCGGTTGGCTGGAAGAACGACACCTGGAGCGGCGATATCGGCACGACGCCGATGGGCTTCAATGTCGTCGATGTTGTGGGCGGCCTGAGCTACAGTAGCGATGCCGGCCCGGTGGGTTACACCGTTAACGTGCACCGCAGGCCGATTTCCAGCTCGCTGCTCTCTTTCGGCGGCCAGAAGGATAACTCTAATGACGGCCATACCGGCACGACCTGGGGCGGCGTGCGCGCCGCGGGCGGCGGGATTAGCCTGAGCTACGATAAAGGTGAAGCCAACGGCATCTGGTCGTCGCTGGGCGCCGACCAACTGACCGGGAAAAACGTCGAGGATAACTGGCGCGTGCGCTGGATGACCGGTTACTACTACAAAGTGATCAACGAAAATAATCGCCGGGTGACTGTCGGCCTGACCAATATGGTCTGGCACTACGACAAAGACCTCAGCGGCTACACACTGGGCCAGGGCGGTTACTACAGCCCGCAGGAATATCTTTCCTTCTCGGTCCCCGTCACCTGGCGTCAGCGCACTGAAAATTGGTCGTGGGAGTTGGGTGGGTCGGTGTCGTGGTCCCATTCACGCACCCAAACTCAGGCGCGCTACCCGCTGCTGAATTTGATTCCATCGGCGTATCGTTACGACGCCAGCCAGCAGCAAGAAGAGGGCAGCAGCAGCCAGGGCTTCGGTTATACTGCCCGGGCGCTGGTGGAGCGGCGCGTGACCGGCAACTGGTTTGTTGGCGCGGCTGTCGATATCCAGCAGGCGAAAGATTACACCCCAAGCCACGCGCTACTGTATGTGCGCTATTCCGCCTCCGGCTGGCAGGGCGATATGGATATGCCGCCGCAACCGTTGGTGCCCTACGCTGATTGGTAG
- the bcsB gene encoding cellulose biosynthesis cyclic di-GMP-binding regulatory protein BcsB: MKRKLSLICAVAVGMSSWYPFASYSAPATTPNAAVAQAPVATGTNMTQPAPVVVDGQPTATVVDPAAPVVVADNIPTRDVKLTFAQIAPPPGSMVLRGSHPDGAVEFGMRSDEVVAKALLNLEYTPSPSLLPVQSQLKVYLNDELMGVLPVTKEQLGKKVSAQIPVDPLYITDFNRVRLEFVGHYRDVCENPASSTLWLDIGRESYLDLTYQSLQVRNDLSHFPVPFFDSRDNRQLTLPMVFASAPDVEQQQAAAIVASWFGSKAGWRGQNFPVSFNELPDRNAIVFATNDKRPDFLRDHPPVKAPTIEMIDHPSNPYVKLLVVFGRDDKDLLLAAKGIAQGNILFRGNSVVVDGVKELKARQPYDAPNWVRTDRPVTFGELKTYEQQLQSSGLVPDAINVALNLPPDLYLLRANGIDMDLKYRYTMPPMKDSSRMDISLNDQFLQSFSLNSSQDVNKLILRLPVLQGLLDGKNEVTIPALRLGAMNQLRFDFQYMNPMPGGNIDNCITFQPVQNHVVIGDDSTIDFSKYYHFMAMPDLRVFANAGFPYTRMADLSQTLIVVPKTPTAGQVATLLQAVGGIGAQTGLAAINMQMTDDGNQIKGKDADLMLIGAIPASLKDDTKINLLVEATKSWVKTPMRHYDLASIYPDNDARAPHVRTDITSSGPMAAIIGFQSPYNDQRSVIALMADSQRGNELLTNALNDSGKRAAMFGSVAVIRESGVNSLRVGDIYYVGHLPWFERIWFALSNHPVLLAILAAVSIVLLAWVLWRMLRIFSRRRLDPDDE; encoded by the coding sequence ATGAAAAGAAAACTTTCCTTGATTTGTGCAGTGGCGGTGGGAATGAGCAGCTGGTACCCCTTCGCATCTTATTCTGCTCCGGCGACGACGCCGAATGCCGCGGTGGCGCAGGCGCCCGTCGCGACGGGAACGAATATGACCCAGCCGGCGCCGGTAGTTGTCGACGGCCAGCCAACGGCGACCGTTGTCGACCCCGCCGCGCCGGTGGTGGTGGCGGATAACATTCCGACCCGCGACGTGAAGCTGACCTTCGCGCAAATCGCACCGCCGCCGGGCAGCATGGTGCTGCGCGGTTCGCACCCGGATGGCGCCGTTGAATTCGGTATGCGCAGCGATGAAGTGGTGGCTAAAGCGCTGCTCAATCTCGAGTACACGCCGTCGCCATCGTTGCTGCCGGTACAGTCGCAACTGAAGGTCTATCTTAATGACGAACTGATGGGCGTGCTGCCGGTCACCAAAGAGCAACTGGGGAAAAAGGTGAGCGCGCAGATCCCCGTCGATCCGCTGTATATCACCGATTTTAACCGCGTGAGGCTGGAGTTTGTCGGCCACTATCGCGATGTCTGTGAAAACCCGGCCAGCAGCACGCTGTGGCTGGACATTGGCCGCGAGAGCTATCTGGATTTAACCTACCAGTCGCTACAGGTGCGTAACGATCTGTCCCATTTCCCGGTGCCGTTCTTCGACTCTCGCGATAATCGTCAACTGACGCTGCCGATGGTCTTCGCTTCCGCCCCGGACGTTGAGCAGCAGCAGGCGGCGGCGATTGTCGCCTCCTGGTTCGGTAGCAAAGCGGGCTGGCGCGGGCAGAATTTCCCGGTCTCCTTCAACGAGCTACCGGATCGCAACGCCATTGTCTTCGCCACCAACGATAAGCGCCCGGACTTCCTGCGTGACCATCCGCCAGTGAAAGCGCCGACCATCGAAATGATCGACCATCCGAGCAACCCATACGTTAAATTGCTGGTGGTCTTCGGCCGTGACGATAAAGACCTGCTGTTGGCGGCGAAGGGCATTGCCCAGGGCAATATTTTGTTCCGCGGCAATAGCGTGGTGGTGGACGGCGTGAAAGAGCTGAAAGCGCGTCAGCCTTACGATGCGCCAAATTGGGTGCGTACCGATCGCCCGGTCACCTTCGGTGAATTGAAAACCTATGAGCAGCAGCTGCAATCCAGCGGCCTGGTGCCGGATGCGATTAACGTGGCCCTGAATTTACCGCCGGACCTGTACTTACTGCGTGCCAACGGTATCGATATGGATTTGAAATATCGCTATACCATGCCGCCGATGAAAGACAGTTCGCGGATGGATATCAGCCTGAACGATCAGTTCCTGCAGTCCTTCAGCCTCAACAGCTCGCAGGATGTGAATAAGCTGATTCTACGCCTGCCGGTGCTGCAAGGGCTGCTGGATGGTAAAAACGAAGTGACTATTCCGGCGCTGCGTCTTGGCGCGATGAACCAGCTGCGCTTTGACTTCCAGTACATGAATCCGATGCCTGGCGGCAACATTGATAACTGTATTACCTTCCAGCCGGTGCAGAACCACGTGGTGATCGGCGATGACTCAACCATCGACTTCTCCAAATATTACCACTTCATGGCGATGCCGGATCTGCGTGTCTTCGCCAACGCCGGTTTCCCGTATACCCGCATGGCCGACCTTTCTCAGACGTTGATTGTGGTGCCGAAAACGCCAACCGCAGGGCAGGTTGCGACCTTGCTGCAGGCGGTAGGCGGTATTGGCGCACAGACCGGTCTGGCCGCTATCAATATGCAGATGACCGATGACGGCAACCAGATTAAAGGCAAAGACGCTGACCTGATGCTGATTGGTGCTATCCCGGCATCGCTGAAGGACGATACCAAAATCAACCTGCTGGTTGAGGCGACGAAAAGCTGGGTGAAAACGCCGATGCGCCACTATGACCTGGCCAGCATCTACCCGGACAATGACGCGCGGGCGCCGCACGTGCGGACCGACATCACCTCCTCCGGTCCAATGGCGGCCATTATCGGTTTCCAGTCGCCGTATAACGACCAGCGCAGCGTGATTGCCCTGATGGCGGATAGCCAGCGTGGCAATGAACTGCTCACTAATGCGTTAAACGACAGCGGTAAGCGGGCGGCGATGTTCGGCTCGGTTGCAGTGATTCGTGAGTCCGGCGTCAACAGTCTGCGGGTTGGCGATATCTATTACGTCGGCCACCTGCCATGGTTCGAGCGCATCTGGTTCGCGCTCTCCAACCATCCGGTTCTGTTGGCTATTCTGGCGGCTGTCAGCATTGTGCTGTTGGCATGGGTGCTGTGGCGCATGCTGCGCATTTTCAGTCGTCGTCGTCTTGATCCTGATGATGAGTAA